Proteins encoded by one window of Clostridia bacterium:
- a CDS encoding QueT transporter family protein, whose amino-acid sequence MKTNYIVKAGIIAAIYVVLTILLGELSYGPIQFRISEALVLLPLVENAAIPGVFIGCMLANIFGGLGPLDIFGGSLITLIAAYLTSKVKNRYVGMVPPILLNAMGVPLILLFTLPKEAIKYGYWGTALSIAFSEAVVLTIFGLPILYLYQKFNKK is encoded by the coding sequence ATGAAAACTAATTACATAGTGAAAGCTGGTATAATCGCAGCCATATATGTGGTGCTCACAATTCTACTAGGAGAACTTTCATATGGTCCCATCCAATTCAGAATATCTGAGGCATTGGTTCTTCTTCCCTTGGTAGAGAATGCAGCCATACCCGGGGTTTTCATAGGATGTATGTTGGCCAACATATTTGGTGGATTAGGGCCACTGGATATATTTGGAGGAAGCCTTATCACTTTGATAGCTGCATATTTAACTTCAAAGGTAAAGAACAGATATGTCGGGATGGTACCTCCAATACTCCTCAATGCAATGGGTGTCCCTTTAATACTCCTGTTTACTTTACCTAAGGAAGCCATAAAATATGGGTATTGGGGAACAGCATTATCTATAGCGTTCAGCGAAGCAGTAGTGCTGACTATCTTCGGTCTGCCTATTCTGTATCTGTACCAAAAATTTAATAAAAAATAG
- the thiM gene encoding hydroxyethylthiazole kinase, giving the protein MNIKNKICNLLQNIKAKKPLVHHITNYVTVNDCANVALAIGGSPIMADDIGEVEDIVGLSSALVVNMGTLNERTIKSMLTAGKKANALGVPVIFDPVGAGASDLRNRTAQMMINEVELAVIRGNMSEIKSISGLESKTKGVDVSERDIVQAKDLEHASNIARKLSNNLNCVVAITGATDIISDGKKAFFIDNGHPMLSSITGTGCMCTSLIGVYSAVTDDYLSAATAGVSSMGIAGEIAYHKLIKNEEGSGGFRIKLMDSIYRLSADDIMKRGKINEE; this is encoded by the coding sequence ATGAATATAAAAAATAAAATATGTAATTTGTTGCAAAATATAAAAGCAAAAAAACCTTTGGTACATCATATTACCAATTATGTCACAGTAAATGATTGTGCAAATGTAGCATTGGCGATAGGCGGTTCCCCTATAATGGCAGATGATATAGGAGAGGTGGAAGATATAGTTGGTCTATCCTCTGCCTTGGTGGTTAATATGGGGACCCTCAATGAGAGAACTATCAAATCTATGCTGACAGCTGGGAAAAAGGCGAATGCATTAGGTGTCCCCGTTATATTTGACCCTGTAGGTGCCGGAGCAAGTGATTTAAGAAACAGGACTGCCCAGATGATGATAAATGAGGTTGAGCTGGCGGTAATTCGGGGTAATATGTCGGAAATAAAATCAATAAGTGGATTAGAGTCAAAGACCAAAGGGGTGGATGTCTCTGAACGGGATATTGTTCAGGCTAAAGATTTAGAGCACGCAAGCAATATTGCGCGGAAACTATCAAATAACTTGAATTGTGTTGTTGCCATAACCGGAGCTACTGATATTATCTCTGATGGTAAAAAAGCGTTTTTTATAGACAATGGTCATCCTATGCTTTCCAGTATAACAGGCACAGGATGCATGTGCACCTCGCTCATAGGTGTATATTCTGCTGTAACCGATGATTATCTTTCTGCTGCTACTGCAGGGGTTTCTTCTATGGGGATAGCTGGAGAGATTGCCTATCACAAGTTAATAAAAAACGAAGAGGGTAGCGGGGGTTTTAGGATAAAGTTGATGGATAGCATATATAGACTTTCGGCAGATGATATAATGAAAAGAGGTAAGATAAATGAAGAATAA
- a CDS encoding DUF3784 domain-containing protein — MWIANILGGFTMLFIGLIIRITKASSLIAGYNTMSKEEKKKYDEQKLTKFVGNLLIASAVILLIGGSLSLNEGIAQYAISISWLLFTSVIIGGVVYMNTGNRFKR; from the coding sequence GTGTGGATTGCTAATATTTTAGGCGGATTTACAATGCTTTTCATCGGTTTGATAATCAGGATTACAAAGGCAAGCAGTCTCATTGCAGGATATAATACTATGTCGAAAGAAGAAAAGAAAAAATATGATGAACAAAAATTGACGAAATTTGTAGGCAATTTATTGATTGCCTCAGCAGTAATCCTTTTAATTGGTGGTAGTTTATCTTTGAATGAGGGCATAGCCCAATATGCCATAAGCATATCATGGTTATTATTTACATCGGTTATTATAGGGGGAGTAGTTTATATGAATACCGGAAATCGTTTTAAAAGATAA
- a CDS encoding flavodoxin domain-containing protein, producing the protein MEKAAVIYRSKYGSTKKYAEWIAKEIDSDLFECSQINAQALSSYNTIIYGGGLYASGINGISFITKNFKKIRDKNIIVFTVGLASTDDKSIFQPIIEKNFTSEMRSNMKFFHLRGAIDYKRLNFIHKIMMAMLKKMISNKNPQDLSDDDKMMLDTYGDIVDFTDIKTIQPLVDYVSRGRFARHR; encoded by the coding sequence GTGGAGAAAGCAGCAGTGATATACAGATCAAAATACGGTAGTACAAAAAAATATGCAGAATGGATAGCAAAGGAAATAGATTCTGATCTGTTTGAGTGTTCACAGATAAATGCACAAGCTCTATCATCATATAATACAATAATTTACGGAGGGGGTCTTTACGCCAGCGGGATTAATGGGATATCTTTTATTACAAAAAATTTCAAAAAAATAAGAGATAAAAATATCATTGTTTTTACAGTGGGACTTGCTTCTACTGATGATAAAAGCATTTTCCAACCAATTATTGAGAAAAACTTCACATCAGAGATGAGGAGCAATATGAAGTTCTTTCACTTACGAGGGGCAATTGATTACAAAAGATTAAACTTTATACATAAAATTATGATGGCAATGCTCAAGAAAATGATATCTAATAAAAATCCACAAGACTTATCGGATGATGACAAAATGATGTTAGATACATATGGAGATATAGTTGATTTCACTGATATAAAAACTATACAGCCATTAGTAGATTACGTGTCAAGGGGACGTTTCGCTCGACACAGATAG
- the thiC gene encoding phosphomethylpyrimidine synthase ThiC, protein MDYTTQMDAARKGIATKEIKTVSEKENIDVQHLIKLVAQGKVAIPANKNHKSLSPEGVGQGLKTKINVNLGVSKDCCSVEQELKKAEKAIQMQAEAIMDLSSYGKTEEFRRGLIEMSSAMIGTVPVYDAVGFYDKDLKDITSDEFIRVIEKHAQDGVDFMTIHAGINKETAQIFKRNKRLMNIVSRGGSLIYSWMEINNRENPFYERFDEILEICAEYDVTLSLGDACRPGSIEDSTDASQIKELIVLGELTRRAWNKNVQIIIEGPGHMRLNEIAANVLLEKKLCGGAPFYVLGPIVTDIAPGYDHITSAIGGAIAAANGADFLCYVTPAEHLRLPTLEDMTEGIIATKIAAHSGDLAKGIYGSEKWDYQMSRARQHLDWDAMFSLAIDPEKARKYRTESLPQEKDSCTMCGKMCAVRNMNKVIGGKDVQIK, encoded by the coding sequence ATGGATTACACAACTCAAATGGATGCTGCTCGAAAGGGTATAGCAACCAAAGAAATAAAAACGGTGTCTGAAAAGGAGAATATTGATGTACAACACTTGATAAAACTTGTAGCCCAGGGAAAGGTAGCTATACCTGCAAATAAAAACCATAAATCATTGAGCCCTGAAGGGGTGGGGCAAGGTTTAAAAACTAAAATAAATGTGAATCTAGGTGTTTCTAAAGATTGCTGCAGTGTTGAACAGGAATTAAAGAAAGCAGAAAAAGCTATTCAAATGCAGGCAGAGGCTATTATGGATTTAAGTTCTTATGGAAAGACTGAAGAATTTAGAAGGGGATTGATAGAGATGTCTTCTGCCATGATAGGGACTGTGCCGGTGTACGATGCGGTAGGTTTCTATGATAAGGACTTAAAGGATATAACTTCAGATGAATTTATAAGGGTTATTGAAAAACATGCCCAAGACGGGGTGGATTTTATGACCATTCATGCAGGAATAAATAAGGAGACAGCACAGATTTTCAAGAGAAATAAAAGACTTATGAATATTGTTTCAAGAGGTGGCTCCTTGATCTATAGCTGGATGGAGATCAATAATCGGGAAAATCCCTTTTATGAAAGATTCGATGAGATATTAGAGATATGTGCTGAATATGATGTTACTTTGAGCCTGGGGGATGCATGCAGGCCCGGCAGCATTGAAGATTCTACTGATGCAAGTCAGATTAAAGAGCTTATAGTTTTAGGTGAGCTTACCAGAAGGGCATGGAATAAAAATGTACAGATTATCATAGAAGGACCGGGGCATATGCGATTAAATGAAATAGCTGCCAATGTTTTACTGGAGAAAAAGCTGTGCGGAGGAGCTCCCTTTTATGTATTAGGTCCTATAGTTACAGATATAGCACCTGGATACGACCATATAACCAGTGCTATCGGCGGTGCTATTGCGGCAGCAAATGGAGCAGATTTTCTATGTTATGTAACTCCTGCGGAACATTTAAGGCTGCCTACCCTTGAGGATATGACGGAGGGAATAATTGCTACCAAGATCGCAGCACATTCTGGGGATTTAGCTAAAGGGATATACGGATCAGAAAAATGGGATTATCAAATGAGCAGGGCAAGACAGCATTTGGATTGGGATGCTATGTTCTCATTAGCCATTGATCCTGAAAAAGCCAGAAAATATAGGACTGAATCCTTACCCCAAGAAAAGGATTCCTGTACAATGTGCGGAAAAATGTGTGCGGTTAGAAACATGAATAAAGTGATTGGTGGTAAGGATGTTCAAATCAAATGA
- the thiE gene encoding thiamine phosphate synthase, translating into MKNKNRVDYKLYLVTDRNLLDNISLEQAVEQAISGGATLVQLREKDISTMEFYHVAIRIKQVTDKYGVPLIINDRLDIALAVDAAGLHVGQSDLPVSIARSLLGQDKILGVSATTLSEALKAQKEGADYIGAGAVFATGTKKDAGYVSKNELKNICRKLDIPVVAIGGINEYNIVELDGSGIQGVAVVSAIMGKQDIKKAAQHIKDKLIFIE; encoded by the coding sequence ATGAAGAATAAAAACAGAGTAGACTATAAACTTTATCTGGTCACTGATAGAAATTTACTAGACAATATCAGCCTAGAGCAAGCTGTGGAACAGGCTATATCAGGAGGGGCAACGCTGGTACAGTTGAGGGAAAAAGATATATCTACCATGGAGTTTTATCATGTTGCCATAAGGATAAAGCAGGTTACTGACAAATATGGTGTGCCTTTAATAATAAATGATAGGCTGGATATTGCATTAGCAGTGGATGCAGCAGGACTTCATGTGGGACAGAGTGATCTGCCGGTATCTATTGCCCGTTCTTTACTGGGACAAGACAAAATTTTGGGAGTATCGGCCACAACATTATCAGAGGCGTTAAAAGCCCAAAAAGAGGGTGCTGATTATATCGGTGCAGGTGCTGTGTTTGCTACCGGCACCAAAAAGGATGCAGGCTATGTGAGCAAGAATGAATTGAAGAATATATGCAGAAAGTTGGATATTCCAGTTGTTGCTATTGGAGGTATAAATGAGTATAATATAGTAGAACTGGATGGCAGCGGTATTCAAGGTGTTGCTGTTGTTTCTGCCATAATGGGGAAACAGGACATAAAAAAGGCAGCACAGCATATTAAGGACAAATTGATATTTATAGAATGA
- a CDS encoding transposase: protein MPRQRRKRSKTGIYHVMLRGIDRSKIFGDDEDREKFIQAVFKARQKSQFFIYAYCLMSNHVHLLIKESEEIGKIIKRIAVSYVQWYNDKYAREGHLFQNRFRSEPVENEPYLIVVTRYIHQNPIKAKITDKIEEYRWSSYYQYIQRYNGKKVDIDTDIVVGYFEHKNSFEKYMNELNDDKCLEYEEKEKYSDYELKRKIKTRYRIDAMNKMPKRQRDKLIYNIKQYTGASIRQLSRVLGIGRGIIQRAVRKT from the coding sequence ATGCCTAGGCAAAGGAGAAAGAGAAGTAAAACCGGGATTTATCATGTTATGTTAAGGGGGATAGACAGATCTAAAATATTTGGAGACGATGAGGATAGAGAAAAATTTATACAAGCTGTTTTTAAGGCAAGACAAAAGAGCCAGTTTTTTATATATGCATACTGTTTAATGTCTAATCACGTACATCTATTAATAAAAGAGAGTGAAGAAATAGGTAAAATTATAAAGAGAATTGCAGTTAGCTATGTGCAATGGTATAACGATAAATATGCGAGAGAGGGGCACTTGTTTCAAAATAGATTTAGAAGTGAGCCTGTAGAAAACGAGCCCTATTTGATTGTAGTAACACGATATATACACCAAAATCCTATAAAAGCAAAGATAACGGATAAAATTGAAGAATATAGATGGAGCAGTTATTACCAATATATACAAAGATATAATGGAAAAAAAGTAGATATTGATACTGATATAGTGGTTGGTTATTTTGAACATAAAAATAGTTTTGAGAAATATATGAATGAGTTAAATGATGATAAGTGTCTCGAATATGAAGAAAAAGAAAAATATTCGGACTATGAATTAAAACGTAAGATAAAAACTAGATATAGAATAGATGCAATGAATAAAATGCCAAAAAGGCAGAGAGATAAATTAATTTATAATATCAAACAGTACACTGGAGCGAGTATAAGGCAACTGAGTAGAGTGTTAGGAATAGGGCGTGGAATTATTCAAAGGGCAGTGAGGAAAACGTGA
- a CDS encoding YitT family protein: protein MKRYITDYFRLIIGTIITALSFNLFLIPNKIAAGGVGGIGTIIYHISGFPVGVTMILLNIPLFIIGIRILGKHFGIKTIIATLLLSISIDVLKVPPITDDIFLSSIYGGIFVGLGLGLVFRSNATTGGTDLAARIIHRFVPFLSIGWILFVIDFCIVVAAGIIFDIYRALYAIISLFISTKAIDLVLEGFNDAKVFIIISSQGQKIAENIITKLDRGVTSLKGKGMFTEEEKDVLLCVVTRMEVGKLRDAISEIDVSAFVTISDAKEVMGEGFDNTIFY, encoded by the coding sequence ATGAAAAGATATATAACGGATTATTTTAGACTGATAATAGGCACTATTATAACAGCTCTTTCCTTTAATTTATTTTTGATACCGAACAAAATAGCAGCAGGAGGCGTAGGTGGAATAGGTACTATAATCTATCATATATCCGGTTTTCCTGTAGGGGTTACCATGATTTTATTAAATATTCCTTTGTTTATCATAGGGATTAGAATATTAGGTAAACATTTCGGTATTAAAACTATCATTGCAACGTTACTTCTATCTATTTCAATAGATGTTTTAAAAGTCCCTCCTATTACCGATGATATTTTTCTTTCCTCAATATATGGAGGGATCTTTGTAGGATTAGGTTTGGGTCTGGTGTTTAGAAGCAATGCTACCACCGGAGGTACAGATCTTGCAGCAAGAATAATACATAGATTTGTTCCTTTTTTAAGTATTGGATGGATATTGTTTGTTATTGATTTTTGTATAGTTGTTGCAGCAGGGATAATATTTGATATTTATAGGGCTTTGTATGCCATCATATCCTTGTTTATAAGTACTAAAGCGATAGATTTGGTGTTGGAAGGCTTTAATGATGCAAAGGTATTTATAATAATTTCATCCCAAGGGCAGAAAATAGCTGAGAACATAATAACTAAACTGGATAGGGGAGTGACATCGTTAAAAGGCAAAGGCATGTTTACCGAGGAAGAAAAAGATGTTCTTTTATGTGTAGTAACCAGGATGGAAGTAGGTAAACTTCGTGATGCTATAAGTGAAATTGATGTGTCTGCTTTTGTAACAATCAGCGACGCCAAGGAGGTTATGGGAGAAGGATTTGATAATACTATTTTTTATTAA
- a CDS encoding methyltransferase domain-containing protein has translation MHKKSGELMKNGSIRKSKFKENIYIFRCPICKAKIDIRDLKDMVCLNGHCFNIARKGYVNFLSRPVKTEYDEEMFHSRNTVCESGFFDPMLNCISDFIIGVSEKDNVKDIKILDAGCGQGFHLGQVVSRLYNRTDSNVLGAGIDISKEGILMASKSYFDIIWCVGDLARIPFRSRQFSIIFNILSPANYGEFGRVLKDDGILIKVVPGSNYLKELRDVFYDKLNKNIYSNKKVIRHYSKHFNILDVIQVSYNKKIDKKDFTHFIKMTPLSWSATDSKIEQALNMKINDITADFTVIIGNKG, from the coding sequence GTGCACAAAAAAAGTGGTGAACTTATGAAAAATGGTTCTATCCGAAAGAGCAAATTCAAAGAGAATATATACATATTTAGGTGTCCTATATGTAAAGCAAAAATTGATATCCGGGATTTAAAAGATATGGTTTGTTTGAATGGGCATTGTTTTAACATAGCTAGAAAAGGGTATGTAAACTTTTTATCAAGACCTGTTAAAACAGAATATGATGAGGAAATGTTCCATTCTAGGAATACAGTGTGTGAAAGCGGTTTTTTCGATCCGATGCTGAATTGTATAAGCGATTTTATAATAGGTGTATCAGAGAAAGACAATGTTAAGGATATAAAAATATTAGATGCAGGGTGTGGACAAGGTTTTCATCTAGGACAAGTTGTAAGCAGATTATATAACAGGACTGATAGCAACGTATTAGGTGCAGGGATTGACATATCTAAAGAAGGGATATTGATGGCGTCTAAAAGCTATTTTGATATTATTTGGTGTGTAGGGGATTTGGCTAGAATTCCCTTTAGGAGCAGACAATTCAGCATTATTTTTAACATTCTTTCCCCTGCTAATTATGGAGAATTTGGTAGAGTCCTAAAGGACGATGGAATACTCATTAAAGTTGTTCCGGGGAGCAATTATCTAAAAGAATTAAGAGACGTATTTTATGATAAATTAAACAAAAATATATATTCAAATAAAAAAGTTATAAGACATTATAGCAAACATTTCAATATATTGGATGTTATACAAGTATCATATAACAAAAAGATAGACAAAAAAGACTTTACACACTTTATAAAGATGACTCCCTTATCGTGGTCAGCTACAGATTCAAAAATAGAACAGGCCTTGAATATGAAAATAAATGATATAACGGCTGATTTTACTGTTATTATAGGTAATAAAGGTTGA
- a CDS encoding ACT domain-containing protein, producing MSAKRFKMRLFNKRFGICRLNNDELIPDWIQNCDFYSITKTWDELSIVCLQDNIPRDVRCERDWRVLKIEGPLEFSLIGVLSSISAILAQEKISIFVVSTYDTDYILVKDHEVENAIDALTAEKYEIINA from the coding sequence ATGTCAGCAAAAAGATTTAAAATGAGGTTGTTTAATAAAAGGTTTGGGATTTGTAGGCTAAATAATGATGAATTAATTCCTGATTGGATACAGAATTGCGATTTTTATTCTATAACAAAAACATGGGATGAACTATCAATTGTATGTCTACAAGACAATATTCCGAGGGATGTAAGGTGCGAAAGAGACTGGAGAGTGTTAAAGATTGAAGGGCCTTTGGAATTTTCATTGATTGGAGTCCTTTCGTCAATCAGTGCAATTCTGGCACAGGAAAAAATAAGCATATTTGTTGTTTCAACGTATGATACAGATTATATTTTGGTTAAAGACCATGAGGTGGAGAATGCTATAGATGCATTGACTGCTGAAAAATATGAGATTATAAATGCATAG
- a CDS encoding type II toxin-antitoxin system PemK/MazF family toxin, protein MLTRRGDIYYADLSPVIGSEQGGVRPVLVVQNDIGNKYSPTIIIAAITSQINKAKLPTHIEISSAEYGLPKDSVILLEQIRTIDKKRLKEKIGYLSSEMMKKVDEAIRISFGLIDI, encoded by the coding sequence ATGTTAACTAGGAGAGGCGATATTTATTATGCTGATTTGAGCCCTGTTATTGGATCTGAACAAGGTGGGGTAAGGCCTGTGCTGGTTGTTCAGAATGATATTGGAAACAAGTATAGTCCTACCATAATAATTGCAGCTATTACTTCTCAAATAAATAAGGCCAAACTTCCTACCCATATTGAGATCAGTTCTGCAGAATACGGTCTTCCAAAGGACTCTGTTATATTGCTTGAGCAGATAAGGACTATAGATAAAAAGAGACTTAAAGAGAAAATAGGATATTTGAGTTCAGAGATGATGAAGAAAGTGGACGAAGCTATAAGAATAAGCTTTGGACTTATAGATATATGA
- a CDS encoding HAD family phosphatase, translating into MIKEIKGAIFDLDGTIIDSMGVWEKVDFDFLNKRNIPVPEDVSSIIKNMTFQETAVYFKQRFQLPDDIQDIMDEWNQMAYHEYANNVRLKPGAGEYLSMLKSKGIKAGLATSNCMELIQPVLKNNDVLEYFDVISTIDEVDRDKNFPDIYILTARRLQLNPKHCIVFEDILPGVLSAKKAGMKTVGVYDRYSRHEKKDIKKHADYFIYDFCQLLD; encoded by the coding sequence ATGATCAAAGAGATTAAAGGGGCAATATTCGATCTTGACGGGACTATCATTGACTCTATGGGAGTATGGGAAAAAGTAGATTTTGATTTTTTAAATAAGAGGAATATTCCTGTGCCGGAGGATGTGAGCAGTATCATTAAAAATATGACTTTTCAAGAGACAGCTGTATATTTCAAACAAAGATTCCAATTACCTGATGATATACAGGATATAATGGACGAGTGGAATCAAATGGCCTATCATGAGTATGCTAACAATGTGAGACTTAAGCCGGGAGCAGGGGAATATCTTTCAATGTTAAAGTCAAAAGGTATTAAAGCTGGGTTGGCTACTAGCAATTGTATGGAGCTTATCCAACCGGTATTGAAAAACAATGATGTCCTTGAGTATTTTGATGTTATCTCTACCATTGATGAGGTGGATAGGGACAAAAATTTTCCGGATATATATATATTAACTGCTAGGCGGCTCCAGCTAAATCCAAAGCATTGTATTGTGTTTGAGGATATTCTTCCCGGAGTACTTAGCGCTAAAAAAGCCGGCATGAAGACAGTCGGAGTCTATGACAGGTATTCCCGACATGAAAAAAAGGATATAAAAAAACATGCGGATTATTTCATCTATGATTTTTGTCAATTATTAGATTAG
- the thiD gene encoding bifunctional hydroxymethylpyrimidine kinase/phosphomethylpyrimidine kinase — protein sequence MKKVLTIAGSDSSGGAGIQADLKTFSAHGVFGMSVIVAVTAQNTQKVVDVQDIKPDIIGKQIDAIFQDIEVDGVKIGMVSQIDSIKVIADRLKRYKPNNIVLDPVMVSKSGYSLLNPQATDTLIKELLPLAWIVTPNIPEAEKIIDRKISTLEQMERAAKIIRQMGPKNVLVKGGHLSGDSIDVLYDGEDVIYLEQKRVKTKNTHGTGCTLSSAIAANLALGMDVMTAVKRAKEYITVAIKHSLAIGNGAGPTNHFYELYTKAGIPTE from the coding sequence ATGAAAAAAGTACTTACTATTGCAGGCTCGGATTCTAGCGGTGGAGCCGGGATCCAGGCTGACTTGAAAACCTTTTCAGCTCATGGAGTATTTGGAATGAGTGTGATAGTTGCGGTAACCGCTCAAAACACTCAAAAAGTAGTGGATGTGCAGGATATAAAGCCGGACATTATCGGAAAACAGATAGACGCTATTTTTCAAGACATTGAAGTTGATGGGGTAAAGATAGGTATGGTATCTCAAATAGACAGCATAAAAGTGATAGCAGATAGATTAAAAAGATACAAACCAAACAATATTGTTCTGGATCCTGTTATGGTGTCCAAGAGCGGATATTCACTGCTCAATCCTCAGGCTACAGATACTTTAATTAAGGAATTATTACCTTTAGCGTGGATTGTAACTCCCAACATTCCAGAGGCAGAGAAGATTATAGATAGAAAAATAAGCACATTGGAACAAATGGAAAGGGCAGCCAAGATCATTCGCCAAATGGGTCCGAAAAATGTACTGGTAAAGGGGGGACATTTATCAGGGGATTCTATAGATGTTTTGTACGATGGTGAAGATGTAATCTATTTAGAACAAAAAAGGGTTAAAACAAAAAATACACACGGCACAGGATGCACCCTTTCTTCAGCCATAGCAGCTAATTTGGCATTGGGAATGGATGTTATGACTGCCGTAAAGAGAGCTAAAGAGTATATCACTGTGGCTATAAAGCATTCTTTAGCAATAGGCAATGGGGCAGGACCTACCAATCATTTTTATGAGCTTTATACAAAAGCGGGTATTCCAACGGAATAA
- a CDS encoding sugar O-acetyltransferase: MRSEKEKMLAGEYYSADDEELVKERERARDLTFELNQTRPSEKGKRQKILKRLIVFKGTFHVESPFYCDYGYNIEVGKNFYANFGCVILDVNKVKIGDNVLLAPNVQIYTAAHPIDATERIAGKEFAKPITIGDNVWIGGGAIICPGVGIGSNVTIGAGSVVTKNIPDNVVAAGNPCKIIKKI; the protein is encoded by the coding sequence ATGAGAAGTGAAAAAGAAAAGATGCTGGCAGGAGAATATTATAGCGCAGATGATGAAGAGTTGGTAAAAGAAAGAGAACGGGCAAGAGATTTAACTTTTGAACTCAATCAAACAAGACCCAGTGAAAAAGGGAAAAGACAGAAAATTTTAAAGCGATTGATTGTTTTTAAAGGTACTTTTCATGTTGAATCGCCATTTTATTGTGATTACGGATACAATATAGAAGTTGGGAAAAATTTTTATGCTAATTTTGGATGTGTTATACTTGATGTGAATAAAGTCAAGATTGGAGATAATGTGCTTTTAGCGCCCAATGTTCAAATATATACTGCTGCCCACCCTATTGATGCTACAGAAAGGATTGCTGGTAAGGAATTCGCCAAGCCAATTACTATAGGAGATAATGTCTGGATTGGTGGTGGGGCGATAATATGCCCAGGAGTGGGAATAGGTAGCAATGTAACCATCGGTGCAGGCAGTGTTGTAACTAAAAATATACCTGATAACGTAGTTGCTGCGGGAAATCCTTGTAAAATAATTAAAAAAATTTAA
- a CDS encoding Hsp20/alpha crystallin family protein, whose protein sequence is MSLMPWNPFRDMDNIGREMNNLFDIPSKLFGGISSPRVDVYQTENDVIIKAEIPGVSKEDLNLYIDENSVKFSGQTKRENEFKDENAYRMERYYGNFSRTIPLPVEVKSEQAKAEYKDGILSITVPKVEPSKAKARKIDIQ, encoded by the coding sequence ATGAGCCTTATGCCATGGAATCCTTTTAGAGACATGGATAATATCGGCAGAGAAATGAACAATTTATTTGATATACCGTCAAAACTGTTTGGGGGAATTTCTTCCCCTAGGGTGGATGTATATCAAACAGAGAATGATGTGATAATCAAGGCTGAAATACCTGGAGTTTCCAAGGAAGATTTAAACTTATATATTGATGAAAATTCGGTAAAATTTTCGGGACAGACCAAAAGAGAAAATGAGTTTAAGGATGAAAATGCATATAGGATGGAACGATATTACGGTAATTTTTCGAGGACGATACCCCTTCCTGTAGAGGTGAAATCAGAACAGGCCAAGGCTGAATATAAAGACGGCATCTTATCTATTACAGTTCCCAAGGTTGAACCTTCAAAAGCCAAAGCAAGAAAAATTGACATCCAATAA
- a CDS encoding RNA polymerase sigma factor: MKQIEKLYIEYKQDVYIYLLHLTNNPILSEDLLQETFVKCISSIGNFKGNSSVKTWLFSIARHLWLQSLRRKKPELEYNDLLQLYVHDSLEDSVITKLKVDRIILLLSEKDELTQKVIRMRVIGASYSEISDKIGISENSARVINFRTKRWLKSVLKKEGLI, from the coding sequence GTGAAGCAAATAGAAAAGTTATATATAGAGTATAAACAAGATGTATATATCTATTTACTGCATCTTACAAATAATCCTATCCTTTCAGAGGATTTATTGCAGGAAACCTTTGTAAAGTGTATTTCGTCCATTGGTAACTTTAAAGGTAACTCTTCAGTTAAAACTTGGCTGTTTAGCATCGCACGGCATTTATGGTTGCAGTCTTTGAGGCGGAAGAAACCTGAGTTGGAGTATAATGATTTGTTGCAGCTGTACGTTCACGATTCTTTAGAGGATAGCGTCATTACAAAACTAAAAGTAGATAGAATTATTTTGCTATTATCGGAGAAAGATGAGTTAACTCAAAAGGTGATTCGCATGCGGGTAATAGGAGCAAGCTACAGTGAAATATCAGATAAAATAGGTATTTCGGAGAATTCTGCCAGAGTTATCAATTTTAGAACAAAAAGATGGCTAAAATCTGTATTAAAAAAGGAGGGGTTGATTTGA